A region of Anopheles merus strain MAF chromosome 2R, AmerM5.1, whole genome shotgun sequence DNA encodes the following proteins:
- the LOC121588493 gene encoding uncharacterized protein LOC121588493 has protein sequence MKNLQLRAIIALVILCIQQAQSLQCYVCLSAVSFDDCSTKAQKVDCDSPPPDLPFPFTTPTSRNGNFACGKGSGSGPGGQVFMKSCIPKMTETEFCALLTAEVEADGKVDVCKVCNDNLCNASSVRMLTGALLLLTVGLIFRT, from the exons ATGAAAAACCTGCAGCTACGAGCCATCATTGCGCTGGTAATACTGTGCATCCAACAGG CACAATCTCTCCAGTGCTACGTGTGTCTAAGTGCGGTGAGCTTTGACGACTGCTCCACCAAAGCCCAGAAAGTTGACTGTGACTCACCGCCGCCCGATCTGCCGTTCCCGTTCACCACGCCAACGTCTAGAAATGGCAACTTCGCGTGCGGAAAGGGCAGTGGATCCGGTCCGGGAGGGCAGGTCTTTATGAAATCGTGCATTCCCAAAATGACCGAGACAGAGTTCTGCGCCTTGCTAACGGCGGAAGTGGAGGCGGACGGCAAAGTGGACGTATGTAAAGTGTGCAACGACAATCTATGTAACGCGAGCAGTGTGCGAATGTTGACCGGtgctttgctgctgttgacCGTTGGTCTAATTTTTCGCACGTAG